In one Bacillus thuringiensis genomic region, the following are encoded:
- a CDS encoding amino acid permease has protein sequence METKKWGLWVLTAFVIGNMVGGGVFMLPANLAQVSGPMGSTLAWSITGLGVFMIALVFGNLAIRKPELKAGPQSYAQAMFPSKKAGKVAGYSMAWGYWAANWAATASVIISFAGYLSTFFPVLQSKQILFSINGFSLELGKGLTFLVCSLMLWGIQYILSQNIDRAGNMNLLATIAKIIGFTMFIVITLFIFNASNFGDGQTFMNEAGQSISLGGQINSAAIATLWAFIGIESAVMLSNRAKSQRDVKKATIFGLIIALLIYMSITLLTMGALPQDALKESQKPLVDALNLAIGNKGAYIMALLALISLFGSTVGWIVVSSEVPYQAAKNGLFPKFFGKTNKKGSPSKSLLITNVMTQIFLFSTISGTVSEAYSFAIVVATLAYLIPYLVSTLYQLKLVITGETYDILPGSRVKDGIITTLALVYSIWVIKTGTADLKTFFLGIGLFVLGLILYPVLMKDSQKTD, from the coding sequence ATGGAAACGAAAAAATGGGGATTATGGGTTTTAACAGCATTTGTTATCGGGAATATGGTTGGCGGTGGCGTATTTATGCTTCCAGCAAATTTAGCACAAGTATCAGGTCCAATGGGTTCTACACTCGCATGGAGTATTACAGGCCTTGGCGTATTTATGATTGCACTTGTATTTGGAAATTTAGCGATTCGTAAACCAGAATTAAAAGCTGGACCACAAAGCTATGCTCAAGCAATGTTTCCTTCAAAAAAAGCTGGTAAAGTTGCAGGATATAGTATGGCATGGGGATATTGGGCTGCTAACTGGGCTGCAACAGCATCTGTTATTATTTCCTTCGCTGGATATTTATCAACATTCTTTCCAGTTTTACAAAGTAAGCAAATTCTTTTTTCAATAAACGGATTTTCACTAGAACTCGGAAAAGGGTTAACTTTCCTCGTATGTAGCCTTATGCTGTGGGGAATTCAATATATTCTTTCTCAAAATATTGATCGAGCTGGAAATATGAATCTACTTGCTACCATTGCAAAAATTATCGGATTTACAATGTTTATTGTAATTACATTATTCATTTTCAATGCTTCTAATTTCGGAGACGGTCAAACCTTTATGAATGAAGCAGGACAATCAATCTCATTAGGTGGACAAATCAATTCAGCTGCTATTGCAACACTCTGGGCATTTATCGGTATTGAATCAGCAGTTATGCTTTCTAATCGTGCAAAATCACAGCGCGATGTAAAAAAAGCTACGATTTTCGGATTAATTATCGCTCTTCTTATTTACATGTCAATTACTTTACTTACAATGGGAGCTCTTCCGCAAGATGCTTTAAAAGAGTCTCAAAAACCATTAGTAGACGCATTAAATTTAGCAATTGGAAATAAAGGCGCATATATAATGGCTTTACTCGCTCTTATATCTTTATTTGGATCTACAGTTGGCTGGATCGTTGTTAGTTCAGAAGTACCTTACCAGGCAGCAAAAAATGGACTTTTCCCTAAGTTTTTCGGGAAAACAAATAAAAAAGGTAGTCCTTCAAAATCATTATTGATTACAAATGTAATGACGCAAATTTTCTTATTTTCAACGATTTCTGGTACTGTTTCAGAAGCGTATAGTTTCGCTATCGTCGTAGCAACATTAGCCTATTTAATTCCATACCTTGTTTCTACCTTGTACCAATTAAAATTAGTTATTACAGGAGAAACGTATGATATACTGCCAGGATCTCGAGTAAAAGATGGAATCATTACTACATTGGCGTTGGTATACTCTATTTGGGTTATCAAAACGGGAACTGCTGATTTAAAAACATTCTTCTTAGGAATTGGATTATTCGTATTAGGCCTTATTCTCTATCCAGTACTAATGAAAGACTCACAAAAAACGGATTAA
- the gerKA gene encoding spore germination protein GerKA, which translates to MTEKKEQQESKKQKHMFPSLPENINYIENKLSHSDDIKKLDLPFQNGKGTILYIESLADPNLIHQLALEPLLTRSDLSLDKAFSTLNMKKETNLNYGVQVLLQGKSLYFHEHVNSFCIFETALSLKRDIAEPDNEGIVRGPHTGFVEDLATNLTSIRKLIKSPNLVVKYFTIGEEMHTKVAIAYMQNIANDDLVAEVKRRLEKIKTDALMPPGYIQEFIEDTSFSPFPQQLNTERPDRTAANLMEGRVAILSDGDPTALIVPVTLFAFYQSPDDYNNRWIVGSFVRMIRLVSFLIAFLLPALYIATVAFHPDVLPLELVYTIKASLEKVPLPPIFEALLMELIFELLREAGIRLPSRVGQTIGIVGGLVIGDAIVKAGLVSYTMIIVVALTAISSFLVPSNDMSSAVRILRFPLMLLAAIFGYLGISFGLIITFVHLCQLHSFHTPYLSPVAPMRIKDMKDSFVRLPIWSFWERPHDPKPKKMQRQHVTREDEDGDKHAK; encoded by the coding sequence ATGACAGAGAAAAAAGAACAACAAGAGAGTAAAAAACAAAAGCATATGTTTCCATCACTTCCGGAGAACATTAATTACATTGAAAATAAACTTTCTCATTCTGATGATATAAAAAAATTAGATCTCCCTTTTCAAAACGGAAAAGGAACAATCTTATATATTGAATCTTTAGCAGATCCAAATTTAATTCATCAATTAGCTCTTGAACCATTATTAACTCGATCGGATCTGTCCTTAGATAAAGCCTTTTCCACATTAAATATGAAAAAAGAAACGAATTTAAATTATGGAGTACAGGTTTTATTACAAGGTAAATCCTTATATTTTCATGAACATGTCAATAGTTTTTGTATTTTCGAAACAGCTTTATCTTTAAAGAGAGATATAGCAGAGCCTGATAATGAAGGAATTGTGCGCGGTCCACATACTGGTTTTGTAGAGGATCTAGCAACGAATTTAACCTCTATTCGCAAACTCATTAAGAGTCCAAATTTAGTTGTTAAGTACTTTACAATCGGTGAAGAGATGCACACGAAAGTGGCAATTGCTTATATGCAAAATATAGCCAATGACGATCTAGTTGCCGAAGTGAAAAGAAGGTTAGAAAAAATTAAGACAGATGCACTTATGCCTCCAGGATACATACAAGAATTCATAGAGGATACGTCCTTCTCGCCATTTCCGCAGCAATTAAATACAGAGCGTCCAGATAGGACCGCTGCTAATTTAATGGAAGGACGGGTTGCAATTTTATCTGATGGGGACCCAACAGCGCTCATCGTACCTGTTACGTTATTCGCTTTTTATCAATCACCAGATGATTATAATAACCGCTGGATTGTAGGTTCTTTCGTCCGAATGATTCGCTTAGTAAGTTTTTTAATTGCCTTTCTCTTGCCAGCTTTATATATTGCAACTGTCGCTTTTCATCCTGATGTGTTACCGCTCGAACTTGTGTATACAATTAAAGCTTCATTAGAGAAAGTACCGCTTCCTCCTATTTTTGAAGCTCTCTTAATGGAATTAATCTTTGAATTGTTACGCGAAGCTGGTATTCGCTTGCCGAGCCGAGTGGGACAAACAATCGGTATTGTAGGTGGGTTAGTAATTGGTGATGCAATTGTAAAGGCTGGGCTTGTTTCTTACACAATGATTATCGTTGTAGCTTTAACTGCAATTTCATCTTTTCTCGTTCCATCAAATGATATGAGCTCAGCAGTTCGCATTCTTCGTTTTCCATTAATGCTTCTTGCTGCTATATTCGGATATTTAGGAATATCATTCGGTCTCATTATAACTTTTGTTCATTTATGTCAGCTACATTCATTTCATACACCATATCTTTCTCCTGTTGCCCCGATGCGGATAAAAGATATGAAAGATTCTTTCGTAAGACTACCAATTTGGTCATTTTGGGAAAGACCACATGATCCAAAGCCGAAAAAAATGCAACGCCAACATGTAACGAGAGAGGATGAGGACGGTGACAAACACGCAAAGTAA
- the treR gene encoding trehalose operon repressor: MMSKYEQIYTEISKSIDNKQLKEGCKIPSETELMKQYEASRGTVRKAVDLLQERGYVQKIHGKGVFVLKRKNIEFNFGGIVSFQEENERLGRHCITDVVEMEKIEATKDVAKLLNVKEKTVIDHIKRVRNIDGEKVILDINHFVSEYIPGLTREIAATSIYKYIEKELGLHISYSQRVIEVQPCTEDDRKYLDLNGTDYVVVVKNFTHLYDGSQFEYTESRHRLDIFHFSDVARRK, translated from the coding sequence ATGATGAGTAAGTATGAACAAATTTATACAGAAATCAGTAAATCTATTGATAATAAACAATTAAAAGAGGGATGCAAAATCCCATCAGAAACAGAATTAATGAAGCAGTATGAGGCAAGCCGAGGCACGGTAAGAAAAGCGGTAGATTTACTGCAAGAGCGTGGATATGTACAAAAAATTCACGGAAAAGGTGTGTTTGTTTTAAAGCGAAAAAATATTGAATTTAATTTTGGTGGTATTGTAAGTTTCCAAGAAGAAAATGAACGTTTAGGGCGTCATTGTATTACAGACGTCGTAGAAATGGAGAAAATTGAAGCGACGAAAGACGTAGCAAAGTTATTAAACGTGAAAGAAAAAACAGTGATTGACCATATTAAACGTGTACGAAATATTGATGGAGAAAAAGTAATTTTAGATATAAACCATTTTGTATCGGAATATATTCCAGGCTTAACGAGAGAAATTGCAGCTACATCGATTTATAAATACATTGAGAAAGAGCTTGGGCTACATATTAGTTATTCACAGAGGGTAATTGAAGTACAGCCATGTACAGAGGATGACAGAAAGTATTTAGATTTAAATGGAACAGACTATGTTGTCGTTGTGAAAAACTTTACACATTTGTATGATGGAAGTCAGTTTGAATATACAGAATCACGCCACCGCTTAGATATTTTTCACTTTTCGGATGTGGCACGTAGGAAGTAA
- the treP gene encoding PTS system trehalose-specific EIIBC component, whose product MGKDYRKTAEEVLQYIGGKDNIEQAAHCVTRLRIALKDESKIDNDKLQSVSLVKGAFHNAGIFQIVIGPGDVDRVYAELITLAGMKESTVADVKDSGNQKLNPAQKFVKIFSDVFMPILPAIVTAGLLMGINNLLGAKDLFFDGKNLLDVYPNLGGLWDLINMMANTAFVFLPALVGWSATKRFGGSPILGIVMGLMLVHPALLNAWDYGKAATGLEGQKIEYFNILGLFQIEKVGYQGQILPVLVAAFVLSKVEIFLKKHVPNAIQLLVVPITTIVVTGVLALGIIGPVTRHIGDLLTVGLVGVYETVPVVGAVLFGALYAPLVITGMHHMFIAIDLQLIAQHGGTFIWPMIALSNIAQGSAALAMFWISKNQNDKSMASTSAISAYFGITEPAMFGVNLRNKFPFYAAIIGSAVAAIFITLNGVLAPAIGIGGLPAFISIIPKSIPMFIVGMIIAVVIPFTLTWLFAKRVKQK is encoded by the coding sequence ATGGGGAAAGACTATCGTAAAACAGCAGAGGAAGTGTTGCAGTATATTGGTGGGAAAGACAATATTGAACAAGCTGCGCACTGTGTGACGAGGCTCCGTATCGCTTTAAAAGATGAAAGTAAAATAGATAATGATAAATTACAGTCTGTTTCATTAGTGAAAGGAGCTTTTCATAACGCTGGGATATTTCAAATTGTAATTGGTCCAGGGGATGTAGATCGAGTATATGCGGAATTGATAACGCTTGCGGGTATGAAAGAATCGACTGTAGCTGACGTAAAAGATTCAGGTAACCAAAAGTTAAATCCAGCTCAAAAGTTTGTAAAAATATTTTCGGATGTATTTATGCCAATATTACCAGCGATCGTAACAGCTGGTTTACTAATGGGTATTAACAACCTATTAGGCGCAAAGGACTTATTTTTTGATGGGAAAAATTTATTAGATGTTTATCCAAACTTAGGCGGGCTTTGGGATTTAATTAATATGATGGCCAATACAGCATTCGTATTCTTACCAGCACTTGTCGGGTGGTCAGCAACGAAGCGTTTTGGTGGTAGTCCAATACTAGGGATTGTTATGGGATTAATGCTTGTGCACCCGGCCTTATTAAACGCTTGGGATTATGGAAAAGCAGCGACTGGTTTAGAGGGGCAAAAGATTGAGTACTTCAATATTCTAGGACTGTTCCAAATTGAGAAGGTAGGATATCAAGGACAAATTTTACCTGTTTTAGTAGCAGCATTTGTATTAAGTAAAGTAGAAATTTTCTTAAAGAAACATGTACCAAATGCAATTCAATTATTAGTTGTACCAATTACAACAATCGTTGTGACAGGTGTGTTAGCATTAGGAATTATCGGTCCGGTTACACGTCATATTGGAGATTTATTAACAGTAGGATTAGTAGGTGTATATGAAACAGTACCAGTAGTTGGAGCAGTATTATTTGGAGCATTATATGCACCGCTTGTAATTACAGGTATGCATCATATGTTTATTGCAATTGATTTACAATTGATTGCACAACATGGCGGTACATTTATTTGGCCGATGATTGCTCTTTCTAACATTGCCCAAGGTAGTGCGGCACTTGCGATGTTCTGGATTTCTAAAAATCAAAATGATAAAAGTATGGCATCAACATCAGCCATTTCAGCATACTTCGGTATTACAGAACCAGCGATGTTTGGTGTGAATTTACGAAATAAGTTCCCGTTTTATGCAGCGATTATAGGGTCTGCTGTGGCAGCGATATTCATTACATTAAATGGTGTATTAGCACCTGCTATCGGAATTGGCGGATTGCCAGCATTTATTTCTATCATTCCGAAATCGATTCCAATGTTTATTGTCGGAATGATTATCGCAGTTGTAATCCCATTTACTTTAACATGGTTATTTGCAAAAAGAGTCAAACAGAAGTAG
- the gerKC gene encoding spore germination protein GerKC, whose product MFQKRVKLLFILCTSSLLSGCWDQEPLREARLAYSIGADITEENKLQQTIELVKSSSGEQSSFENEIHSATGHNIRDTSDSLKKNVTGNIRYFKYGVQLLGTKILKKGILPYLDVSFRDPTNPTALVKLIAVDGETSEVLEKKKVGNLLIGDFLKKKVKSLEDMSVFPKETLETAATKMLDPGKDFILPSIKIKGKEVITNGLALFNNDKLTGHLPLKQSVLFVLLTGKMGTSARITQKLTSEKSEKTSDYLTMEISNRKLKRDLKITTDKKGNVYAHIKLQLKVIALEAPRDNLYKMDERKKLNKELSKQLTKEAKKITNKLQKANCDAFGIGRHLIAYHPDLWKKKNWNKDYAKVKFKPEVDVNILYSGVLK is encoded by the coding sequence ATGTTCCAAAAAAGAGTTAAATTACTTTTTATATTATGTACTAGTTCCCTCCTTTCTGGCTGTTGGGATCAAGAACCATTAAGAGAAGCGAGATTAGCTTATAGTATTGGAGCTGATATTACGGAAGAGAATAAACTCCAGCAAACAATCGAGCTCGTAAAAAGTTCAAGCGGAGAACAATCTTCATTCGAGAATGAAATACATTCAGCAACCGGGCATAACATAAGAGATACAAGCGATTCCCTAAAAAAAAATGTGACTGGAAATATTCGCTATTTTAAATATGGTGTTCAATTACTAGGAACCAAAATTCTAAAAAAAGGGATACTACCCTATTTAGATGTCAGTTTTCGGGATCCAACAAATCCAACTGCTTTAGTAAAGCTTATTGCAGTAGATGGTGAAACGTCCGAGGTACTCGAAAAAAAGAAAGTAGGAAATTTATTAATTGGAGATTTTTTAAAGAAAAAAGTGAAAAGCTTAGAAGATATGAGTGTATTTCCAAAAGAAACTTTAGAAACAGCTGCTACAAAAATGTTAGACCCCGGTAAAGACTTTATACTCCCTTCCATAAAAATAAAAGGAAAAGAAGTAATTACAAACGGGTTAGCTTTATTTAACAATGATAAATTAACTGGGCATTTACCTTTGAAACAATCGGTTTTATTCGTATTATTAACCGGAAAAATGGGAACAAGTGCGCGTATAACCCAAAAGCTTACTAGCGAGAAATCAGAGAAGACATCTGATTATTTAACAATGGAAATTAGCAATCGAAAGTTAAAACGAGACTTAAAAATAACGACAGATAAAAAAGGAAATGTTTATGCTCACATTAAACTACAACTAAAAGTGATAGCGCTTGAAGCTCCAAGAGATAACCTTTATAAAATGGATGAAAGAAAAAAACTAAATAAAGAATTGTCTAAACAGCTTACGAAAGAAGCTAAAAAGATAACTAACAAGCTACAAAAAGCTAACTGTGATGCTTTCGGTATCGGAAGACACCTTATCGCCTATCACCCTGACTTATGGAAGAAAAAAAATTGGAATAAAGATTATGCAAAAGTAAAATTCAAACCTGAGGTAGATGTAAATATTTTGTATAGTGGTGTCTTAAAATAA
- the treC gene encoding alpha,alpha-phosphotrehalase: MKDWHKSVVYQIYPKSFNSYYNRETGDIKGVTEKLDYLKELGVDYIWLTPIYQSPQNDNGYDVSDYYSIDPSYGTMEEFEELLAEAKVRNIEIMLDIVVNHSSTEHKWFKEAKEDKNSPYRNYYIWRDEKNNWQSKFGGSAWKYDEKTEQYYLHLFDETQADLNWENEKLREEVYDMMRFWLDKGVTGFRLDVINLISKDQCFLNDEGNTATSDGRKYYTDGPRVHEYLQEMNRNVFAGKDVITVGEMSSTTIDNCIKYSNPERNELSMTFSFHHLKVDYPNGDKWKKAEFDFIKLKEIMSNWQIEMQKGGGWNALFWCNHDQPRIVSRFGDDGKYRNESAKMLATAMHMLQGTPYIYQGEEIGMTNPKFESIEQYRDVESLNIYDIKLKEGLSKEDIIGILKQKSRDNSRTPMQWNEEINSGFTTSTPWISAAKNFKEINVEKALADKESVFYHYKKLIELRKTYDVMTEGEYAILDKNHPKIWAYTRTVNDEILLVINNFYGEEIKYSVPAHVQLDGMKQEVLLSNYKDCSKDITKLNLRPYESIVYRYTK, from the coding sequence ATGAAGGATTGGCATAAAAGTGTAGTCTATCAAATTTATCCGAAGAGCTTTAATAGTTATTACAATAGGGAAACCGGGGATATAAAAGGGGTTACAGAGAAACTAGATTATTTAAAAGAACTCGGAGTGGATTATATATGGTTAACACCGATATACCAATCACCACAAAATGATAATGGATATGATGTAAGTGATTACTACAGCATTGATCCATCTTACGGAACGATGGAAGAGTTTGAAGAACTTTTAGCAGAAGCGAAAGTACGTAACATTGAGATTATGCTTGATATTGTTGTAAATCATAGTTCGACTGAACATAAGTGGTTTAAAGAAGCGAAGGAAGATAAAAATAGTCCATATCGTAATTACTATATTTGGCGTGATGAAAAAAATAATTGGCAGTCTAAGTTTGGTGGATCTGCTTGGAAATATGATGAGAAGACGGAGCAATATTATTTACATTTATTTGATGAAACACAAGCTGATTTGAATTGGGAAAATGAAAAACTTCGTGAAGAAGTATATGATATGATGCGCTTTTGGCTGGATAAAGGGGTAACGGGATTCCGATTAGATGTCATTAATTTAATTTCAAAAGACCAATGCTTCTTAAACGATGAAGGTAATACTGCGACAAGTGATGGACGCAAGTATTATACAGATGGCCCGCGTGTTCATGAATATTTACAAGAGATGAACCGCAATGTTTTTGCAGGAAAAGATGTAATTACAGTTGGAGAAATGTCTTCTACGACAATTGATAATTGTATTAAATATTCTAATCCTGAGCGCAATGAACTGAGCATGACGTTTAGTTTCCATCATTTAAAAGTAGATTATCCGAATGGTGATAAGTGGAAGAAAGCAGAGTTTGATTTCATTAAATTAAAAGAGATTATGTCTAACTGGCAAATTGAAATGCAAAAGGGCGGAGGATGGAATGCGTTATTTTGGTGTAATCATGACCAGCCTCGCATTGTGTCACGCTTTGGTGATGATGGAAAGTACCGAAACGAATCTGCAAAAATGTTAGCGACAGCTATGCACATGCTGCAAGGAACGCCTTATATTTATCAGGGGGAAGAAATCGGTATGACGAATCCTAAATTTGAGTCCATCGAGCAATATCGTGATGTGGAATCGTTAAATATATACGATATAAAGCTAAAAGAAGGGCTATCAAAAGAAGATATTATCGGGATTTTAAAGCAAAAATCTCGTGACAACTCTCGCACTCCGATGCAGTGGAATGAAGAAATAAATAGCGGGTTTACAACAAGTACACCTTGGATTTCAGCGGCTAAAAATTTTAAAGAAATAAACGTAGAGAAGGCACTAGCCGATAAAGAGTCTGTATTTTATCATTATAAAAAACTAATTGAACTAAGAAAAACATATGATGTTATGACAGAAGGAGAATATGCTATTTTAGATAAGAATCATCCTAAGATTTGGGCATATACACGTACTGTAAATGATGAGATATTACTTGTTATCAATAACTTCTATGGAGAAGAAATAAAGTATTCTGTACCAGCTCATGTTCAATTAGATGGAATGAAACAAGAGGTACTACTGTCGAATTATAAAGATTGCAGCAAGGATATTACAAAACTTAACTTAAGACCATATGAATCAATTGTGTATCGATATACGAAATAA
- a CDS encoding phosphotransferase enzyme family protein, which produces MEIAVERVFTKEILARAAREFHVTVEEKPLGDFENYIFKAKGDNDEDYVLRLTHSSHRSKQEVEAELDFLRYVAENGAKVAGPLDSTSRNLVEEIVAEDGTFFFASLFTYAKGEQVKGEGSPYWGDAYFEAWGKAIGQLHRLTMNYPKTNHRDTWEEDESGIINELEDDQVKKIAAVLMDEIKALPVERETFGLMHGDIHPGNFHYDGKELTIFDFDDAAYNYFIHDLAMVLYYSVLFTPWTAEEKTDFARKQLQVLRKGYEYEHRLADSWYESLPLFLRLRDIGLYGTLQKKFKGKDMPDNFQKLSEELYERIISEEAIVNI; this is translated from the coding sequence ATGGAAATAGCTGTAGAACGTGTTTTTACAAAGGAAATTTTAGCAAGAGCGGCAAGGGAATTTCATGTAACAGTAGAAGAAAAGCCACTTGGAGATTTTGAAAATTATATTTTTAAGGCAAAGGGTGATAATGATGAAGATTACGTATTACGTTTAACACATTCTTCTCATCGCTCTAAACAAGAGGTAGAGGCTGAACTAGATTTTTTACGATATGTTGCAGAGAATGGGGCAAAGGTAGCAGGACCTCTTGATTCAACGTCTCGAAATCTCGTAGAAGAAATCGTAGCAGAGGATGGAACGTTCTTTTTCGCGTCTTTATTTACATATGCAAAAGGCGAGCAAGTAAAAGGGGAAGGATCACCTTATTGGGGAGATGCTTATTTTGAAGCATGGGGAAAAGCGATTGGACAACTGCATCGCCTAACAATGAACTATCCTAAAACGAATCATCGTGATACGTGGGAAGAAGACGAAAGTGGGATTATTAATGAATTAGAAGATGATCAAGTGAAAAAGATTGCAGCGGTATTAATGGATGAAATTAAGGCTCTTCCAGTTGAAAGAGAAACGTTCGGTCTTATGCACGGTGATATTCATCCAGGTAATTTTCATTATGATGGTAAAGAGCTAACAATCTTTGATTTTGATGATGCGGCTTATAATTACTTTATACATGATTTAGCGATGGTTCTATACTACTCTGTTCTATTTACACCGTGGACAGCAGAAGAGAAAACAGATTTTGCTCGTAAACAGTTACAAGTGTTACGAAAAGGATATGAGTATGAGCACAGGCTGGCGGATAGTTGGTATGAATCGTTACCACTATTTTTACGTTTACGTGACATAGGTCTATACGGTACACTCCAAAAGAAGTTTAAGGGGAAAGATATGCCAGATAACTTCCAAAAATTATCTGAAGAGTTATATGAAAGAATTATAAGCGAAGAAGCAATTGTGAATATATAA
- a CDS encoding GerAB/ArcD/ProY family transporter, with the protein MTNTQSKISLVQFTFFVIQCQIGVGILSLPNRLHLIAKGGGWISALIAGLAIQLIILLMWLFLKRFPDANMYESVCMLFGNKFGKLLGFAYVFYFTLIGMTVMLNACNVIKVWVLQATPWSAILILCTVACCYVAYNTFKVIVRFYVMASILIIPMALLIALGFSRADFSYIFPLTEAGWWNIIQASKETITAMYGFEIILIAFPKVNGSSVAKLKAISIANGFVTLFYTFTVWICFIVFSPKQVELIPEPVAYLLRSLHIGIIDRTDLIFIPIWMITVAASIASYYCAASIGIGHIFNLANHKKAVPIVGIIAFSVALFIDTPEELKVIATFTDKFTYIFIVVLPLLFLLYSVIRKKKGEQYVPKKS; encoded by the coding sequence GTGACAAACACGCAAAGTAAAATTTCACTAGTTCAATTTACCTTTTTCGTTATTCAATGCCAAATCGGAGTGGGCATACTTTCTCTACCGAACCGTCTTCACCTAATAGCAAAAGGTGGTGGATGGATTTCTGCTCTTATCGCTGGTCTGGCAATTCAACTTATTATTTTACTTATGTGGCTTTTCTTAAAACGATTTCCTGATGCAAATATGTATGAAAGTGTTTGTATGCTATTTGGTAATAAGTTTGGAAAACTATTAGGTTTTGCTTATGTTTTTTATTTTACACTTATCGGTATGACGGTTATGTTAAATGCTTGTAATGTCATTAAAGTATGGGTTTTACAAGCAACTCCGTGGTCTGCAATTCTCATATTATGTACAGTAGCTTGTTGTTATGTCGCTTATAATACATTTAAAGTCATCGTACGATTTTATGTCATGGCCTCTATTCTCATTATTCCAATGGCCCTTTTAATTGCCCTAGGGTTTTCCCGAGCTGATTTTTCTTATATTTTCCCACTTACAGAGGCTGGGTGGTGGAATATTATTCAAGCATCGAAAGAAACAATTACAGCCATGTATGGTTTTGAAATTATTCTTATTGCCTTTCCAAAAGTAAACGGGAGTTCTGTGGCAAAACTGAAGGCCATTTCTATCGCTAATGGATTTGTAACACTTTTTTATACTTTTACCGTTTGGATTTGCTTTATCGTATTTAGTCCAAAACAAGTTGAGCTTATTCCAGAGCCAGTTGCTTACTTATTACGCTCCTTGCATATTGGAATTATAGACCGAACGGACCTAATCTTCATACCAATTTGGATGATAACTGTCGCTGCCTCTATTGCTAGTTATTATTGTGCTGCTTCTATCGGCATTGGACACATATTCAACCTTGCTAATCATAAAAAAGCTGTTCCAATCGTTGGTATAATTGCTTTTAGTGTAGCCTTATTTATAGATACACCTGAAGAATTAAAAGTAATTGCAACTTTCACTGATAAGTTTACCTATATTTTCATCGTTGTCCTCCCTCTTTTATTTCTACTTTATTCAGTAATAAGAAAGAAGAAAGGAGAACAATATGTTCCAAAAAAGAGTTAA